The DNA sequence AGATACACAGAGGACGATATCATTAATGCAGCACTTTGTTTGAGAATATATGCCGATGAATAACCAAAAACTCGCTGAATACCTGGTGTAGTCTTGCATTCCGGACAGgagccggtgctggaaaactccatctcgCCTTTTTTATAATACGCTACAGTAAGAACAAACGTGCTGTAAggaattcatttattgaaattgGCATGCAAGAAAAGATTATCACTGGTTGTAGCTGCATTAAGGAATACCCGGCTGTTGGATAACTGTTTACATGAGAACAGTACAAATATCGTCGAGCATCCTATCTGCCCCATTAACTAATAAAAGATTTTTGAATACTTACCCGATGTAACCATACTGTTCTTTTACTAGTTGAAGTaagcagaaacaaaaaaaaaaaaaaaaaaacactctctAGTTTGATTTCTAgtctttactgaaatataatctCCGGGTACATATGGTATAAATACATGAAAGATGTCTTTGTATCGTCCGGTATGCAATCAAACAATTAATCAGTATTCTAACCACGAAATATTGATAAGAGGAGAATAATAAAATGACCCTAAGTCAAATCGTTCATAAACAATATTAACGAGATTTGGGTTTCATGCActatctttttgttttgtattttgaatatatGTTAAAGCAGAGCAAAGAAGTGGCTTTATCATCCCAGTCCATTCTGTAAATAATCGGGACATGTTGGGACCCTTTTGTTTAGATACTCCTGAATCAAACTGTTGATCGTCTCACAATTTCCGTCAATCCTTACACCTGTTCCTAGAATGTCCATCCAACGTTTTACCCAAAACATATCACACGTGCAGTCAACGCGCGTGTTTCTTAGATCAAGAATTTCAATGTTGTAAAGATTCTGTATTCCTTCAGATATGTACGTAAGGTTTGTTTCTGATAAGTCTAAATATTTCAATGCTGTAAGTCCATTAAAAGAACTGCGAGAGATATATTTAAGTGGATTAGCCTTAAATGAGAGATTTCTAAGATGGGGAAGGTTCTCTATGTCACCATGCTCTATCGTCACAATGGCATTATACGACAGATCCAACTCTACCAATGTCCTCAACTCCGAAATAGAACCAGGAATTCGTTTTAGCCCGCATCCGTTTAAGTTCAAAACGGACACTTTTGTCTGTTTTAGGTCATACACTGATTCATCACTAATATAGACGAACTTGTTACCTTCCAAACTGAGGTTCTGtaaattttttagatatcttattGCTGGTGGGAAATGCTTAAAATTGTTGTATTCGAGACTCAAAACTTTTAAAGTTGAACTCACATCTTTAAACGTttcattaattattattttgtctcCTTTCTCAAATCTGTTATGATCGAAATGCAGTTCCTCCAACTGATGTAAAGCTCCAATAGCAATAGGAATTTGTTTAAGCTTTGCATTGTTGATTGTCAGAGATTTCAGGGTATATGTAAAACCATAAAAGCTTCCTTGAAATATAAGGTCAATGTTTGAACCAAGTATTTTCAGTACTTTGAGTTGTTGCAAATGACGCAATGTATCTGGCCAGTGTGTCAGCGCCGAGGTATGTCCAAACGAAAACTCTTCAAGAGAATCGCCAATAGCGTTCATTACATCACTATTTAGACCGTCAGACGTTGCATTAATTGTGCCAAGATTGTGACGAGTTCCGTCGATGGGGTTTCCAGATACATCAAGTACTTTAATTACTTGTAAACGGCTGACAGCAGTTGGCAATGTCTTTAGATTATTGTCAGCGAGGTTAAGGACCAATAAGTCTTTCTCATGACCATGGAAGGACATTTCGTGTACATTTGAAATGTTGTTGTTGTCAAGATATATAGCTGTAAGTGATAATTCTGAAAAGGATGACG is a window from the Mercenaria mercenaria strain notata chromosome 7, MADL_Memer_1, whole genome shotgun sequence genome containing:
- the LOC123555288 gene encoding uncharacterized protein LOC123555288, which translates into the protein MVRIRLIPVLFTLRFSLSSAFVVSGTQCPASHPCNCHQTVIDCRNKSLQSIGPFGYRNVDSYNTLDYGGNHLTSLPASSFSELSLTAIYLDNNNISNVHEMSFHGHEKDLLVLNLADNNLKTLPTAVSRLQVIKVLDVSGNPIDGTRHNLGTINATSDGLNSDVMNAIGDSLEEFSFGHTSALTHWPDTLRHLQQLKVLKILGSNIDLIFQGSFYGFTYTLKSLTINNAKLKQIPIAIGALHQLEELHFDHNRFEKGDKIIINETFKDVSSTLKVLSLEYNNFKHFPPAIRYLKNLQNLSLEGNKFVYISDESVYDLKQTKVSVLNLNGCGLKRIPGSISELRTLVELDLSYNAIVTIEHGDIENLPHLRNLSFKANPLKYISRSSFNGLTALKYLDLSETNLTYISEGIQNLYNIEILDLRNTRVDCTCDMFWVKRWMDILGTGVRIDGNCETINSLIQEYLNKRVPTCPDYLQNGLG